The following proteins are co-located in the Oceanotoga teriensis genome:
- a CDS encoding carbohydrate ABC transporter permease, translating to MKKNITLKSILSKIFYIFFFAFFVGTIAFPFFWQFLNSFKTQRDLFSVPLNFWPTEWTFQNYVDVFSRQPFGRYILNSFIIAGISTLFAIILGALASYAVSRTKIKFKKLYLIILLSITLLPPITIVNPIYMIISKLGLLNTYWGLALVNTIITLPTAVWFLSGFFETIPHELEESAMIDGASVFQSFYKIVLPLVSPAIFTVSILVFIAAWNQYLFAQILNPLKVARTITVGITLYQTDYTIPWGTISAASIVVTVPLIILVLILQRKIISGLMDGGVKG from the coding sequence TTGTAGGAACTATAGCATTTCCGTTTTTTTGGCAGTTTCTAAACTCATTTAAAACACAAAGAGATCTTTTTTCTGTTCCTTTAAATTTTTGGCCAACAGAATGGACTTTTCAAAATTATGTGGATGTTTTTTCAAGGCAACCATTTGGAAGATATATATTAAATAGTTTTATAATAGCTGGAATAAGTACTTTGTTTGCAATAATACTTGGAGCTTTGGCGAGTTATGCGGTTTCAAGAACAAAAATTAAATTCAAAAAATTGTATTTAATAATATTGTTAAGTATAACTCTTTTACCTCCAATAACAATAGTTAATCCAATATATATGATTATAAGTAAACTTGGTCTTTTAAATACTTATTGGGGATTAGCTCTTGTAAATACTATAATAACCCTTCCTACAGCGGTTTGGTTTTTATCGGGATTTTTTGAAACAATTCCTCATGAACTTGAAGAAAGTGCTATGATAGATGGAGCATCTGTTTTTCAAAGTTTTTATAAAATAGTTTTACCTCTTGTATCACCTGCAATATTTACCGTGAGCATTTTAGTTTTTATAGCTGCTTGGAATCAATATCTTTTTGCACAGATATTAAACCCATTAAAAGTAGCGAGAACTATAACTGTTGGTATAACACTTTATCAGACAGATTATACTATTCCGTGGGGAACCATATCAGCTGCTTCTATAGTTGTTACAGTACCTTTGATAATCCTTGTTTTAATTCTACAAAGGAAAATAATTTCGGGTCTTATGGATGGTGGAGTTAAAGGATGA